One stretch of Treponema primitia ZAS-1 DNA includes these proteins:
- a CDS encoding ACT domain-containing protein, producing MQIKQISVFLENSSGRLGEVTKVLAEAAINIRAISIADTADFGILRLIVDKNDDAITALTKAGFTTRLSDVVAVEVVDSPGSLAKVMELFQNSKVNIEYLYASLEGKTGKAVIIFKLENLEQGLKIVTDNGLSVVEKF from the coding sequence ATGCAGATTAAACAAATATCGGTATTTCTGGAAAACAGCTCCGGCCGTCTGGGGGAAGTAACGAAAGTCCTGGCGGAGGCTGCCATCAACATCCGGGCCATTTCCATTGCGGACACCGCGGATTTCGGCATACTCAGGCTCATCGTGGATAAGAACGACGATGCCATCACGGCCCTGACTAAGGCGGGCTTTACCACCCGTTTAAGCGATGTGGTGGCCGTAGAGGTTGTGGACAGCCCCGGCAGTCTCGCCAAGGTGATGGAACTCTTTCAAAACTCCAAGGTGAACATTGAATATCTCTACGCATCCCTGGAAGGGAAAACCGGAAAGGCGGTGATTATTTTTAAATTGGAAAATTTGGAACAGGGTTTGAAAATTGTTACGGATAACGGCCTTTCTGTGGTTGAAAAATTTTGA
- a CDS encoding glycogen synthase encodes MKILMTASEAVPYAKTGGLADAVSALSLALAKLGHEVRIVIPRYYGINRGELTQVEGAMGVHVGGGEEWCAVYTTALPGSPKKNPVQVFFIDHEKFFGRDGIYGTPSEPDFLDNPRRFTFFCRAAFQLCRKTSWYPDVLHAHDWPTALVPVFLKFGERHGAFANTVSILTIHNLGYQGIYSKDNFWYTNLGWNDFYAAGFEDWNMMNLLKAGLYSADKLNTVSPNYAEETKTHVQGFRLDGVLRHRSADYMGILNGIDSALWNPKTDDLLPQKYSVQDMSGKAKAKEALQREFSLSGKSDVPIIGMVTRLTGQKGVGALFGPAYGSAWSICRDMNLQFVLIGTGESWCENELRSLSGRLSNFKAQIGYSENLSHLIEAGADFFLMPSQYEPCGLNQMYSLAYGTLPIVRNTGGLVDTVSNYNEEKGTGTGFMFNDLTPSAIYNTVGWAVWAYYNRPKHIDAMRIRGMKQDFSWEKSAKVYIAMYESALTPAPYGPL; translated from the coding sequence ATGAAAATTTTGATGACCGCCAGTGAAGCTGTTCCCTATGCTAAGACCGGCGGCCTTGCCGATGCGGTATCCGCCTTGTCCCTTGCCCTGGCAAAACTGGGACATGAAGTGCGTATTGTCATCCCCCGCTACTACGGGATAAACCGTGGTGAGCTTACCCAGGTTGAGGGGGCCATGGGGGTTCATGTGGGGGGCGGTGAGGAATGGTGCGCCGTCTACACCACGGCCCTGCCCGGTTCGCCGAAGAAGAACCCCGTCCAGGTGTTTTTTATCGATCACGAAAAATTCTTTGGCCGGGATGGTATCTACGGAACGCCATCGGAACCGGATTTTTTGGACAATCCCCGGCGCTTCACCTTCTTTTGCCGCGCCGCTTTCCAGCTTTGCCGGAAAACGTCCTGGTACCCCGATGTACTCCACGCCCATGACTGGCCCACTGCCCTGGTTCCGGTTTTCCTGAAATTCGGGGAACGGCATGGGGCGTTTGCAAATACCGTATCGATTCTCACCATCCACAACCTGGGTTACCAGGGGATCTACAGCAAGGATAACTTCTGGTATACAAACCTGGGCTGGAACGATTTCTACGCCGCGGGGTTTGAGGACTGGAACATGATGAACCTCCTCAAGGCGGGACTCTATTCGGCGGATAAGCTGAACACGGTTTCCCCCAACTACGCCGAAGAAACCAAGACCCACGTCCAGGGTTTCCGCTTGGACGGGGTTCTCCGCCACCGTTCCGCAGATTATATGGGCATCCTCAACGGCATCGATTCCGCCCTCTGGAACCCCAAGACCGACGACCTGCTGCCCCAGAAATACAGTGTCCAGGATATGAGCGGGAAGGCCAAGGCGAAGGAAGCGCTCCAGCGTGAATTCAGCCTGAGCGGGAAAAGCGATGTACCCATAATCGGCATGGTCACCCGCCTTACCGGACAGAAAGGGGTGGGCGCCCTCTTCGGCCCCGCCTACGGTTCCGCCTGGTCCATCTGCCGGGACATGAACCTTCAGTTTGTCCTCATCGGTACCGGGGAATCCTGGTGCGAAAATGAACTCCGCAGCCTTTCCGGCCGGCTGTCCAACTTTAAAGCCCAGATCGGCTATAGCGAAAACCTGAGCCACCTTATAGAAGCGGGGGCGGACTTCTTCCTCATGCCGAGCCAATACGAACCCTGCGGCCTGAACCAGATGTACTCCCTGGCCTACGGCACCCTCCCCATAGTGCGGAATACCGGCGGTCTTGTGGACACGGTAAGCAACTATAACGAGGAAAAAGGGACGGGCACGGGCTTTATGTTTAACGACCTGACCCCGTCGGCGATCTACAACACCGTGGGCTGGGCTGTATGGGCCTATTATAACCGTCCGAAACACATCGACGCCATGCGTATCCGGGGCATGAAACAGGATTTCTCCTGGGAAAAATCCGCAAAGGTATACATCGCCATGTACGAAAGCGCCTTAACCCCCGCCCCCTATGGACCCCTTTAG